The Salegentibacter mishustinae genome includes a window with the following:
- a CDS encoding helix-turn-helix domain-containing protein has product MGSRLKNEKLLQKISIQLKRHREKKELTQEDVYNDTGIHISRIETGKVNITVSTLAALCDYFDLNLSEFFDKL; this is encoded by the coding sequence ATGGGAAGTCGCTTAAAGAATGAAAAATTACTACAAAAAATTTCTATCCAGTTAAAACGGCATAGAGAAAAGAAGGAACTTACCCAGGAAGATGTTTATAATGATACTGGGATTCATATATCTAGGATTGAAACCGGTAAAGTAAATATTACTGTTAGTACTCTTGCTGCCCTTTGCGATTATTTTGACCTCAATCTTTCTGAATTTTTCGACAAATTATAA
- a CDS encoding peptide-methionine (S)-S-oxide reductase has translation MDTTLKKIAFGGGCHWCTEAVFQQVVGVLKVEQGYVASKAKNVDYSEGVIVHYDSNKISLKSLIEIHLHTHQSTSNHSMRNKYRSAIYYYNESDKIEALASLNNLRADFEKEIITKVLPFVSFKNSREEIQNYYLKGPDKPFCQNFISPKLELLKKKFYTSLKEDKKIAT, from the coding sequence ATGGATACAACACTTAAGAAAATAGCTTTTGGAGGAGGTTGCCATTGGTGTACCGAAGCTGTTTTTCAACAAGTTGTAGGCGTACTAAAGGTAGAACAGGGTTATGTTGCATCTAAAGCTAAAAATGTCGATTATTCGGAGGGCGTAATTGTTCATTACGATAGTAATAAAATTTCCCTGAAAAGTTTAATTGAAATTCATTTGCATACGCATCAGAGCACTTCAAACCACAGTATGCGTAATAAATATAGATCTGCCATTTATTACTATAATGAAAGCGATAAAATTGAAGCTTTAGCAAGTTTAAATAATTTGAGAGCAGATTTTGAAAAAGAAATTATTACCAAAGTATTGCCCTTCGTTTCTTTTAAAAATTCTCGTGAAGAAATTCAGAATTATTATTTAAAAGGACCCGATAAACCTTTTTGTCAAAATTTTATAAGTCCTAAACTGGAGCTTTTAAAGAAAAAATTTTATACCTCGTTGAAAGAGGATAAAAAAATAGCTACCTAA